A single genomic interval of Takifugu flavidus isolate HTHZ2018 chromosome 19, ASM371156v2, whole genome shotgun sequence harbors:
- the LOC130516312 gene encoding uncharacterized protein LOC130516312: MEEKRDECVRESEVSGGSEIVEMVVEMNGESGESGGKVDLTGEVCDLSGVMSEVVCDSNELGRKGEVMGETVELGETGETGDRIQTGEQGTVGQVMGGLDGPGIVAGERGEGEVSTGERGEGEVSTGEQGEGAVSTGEQGEGGVSTGERGEEAVSAGEGTSGASEWWLVPARKRNKRKSAMKDKGGKTGRLEETVADTDTSDCESMSDGSELSGTTPDGQDFDLYPPGLFKKFLTQTKGMKGLDLGTYFPDRLCFIRSASFLIRNKATSGLTDPEIYRLRKHMGKARKQLN, translated from the exons atggaggagaagcgggacgagtgtgtgcgtgagagtgaggtgagtggagggagcgagattgtggagatggtggtagaaatgaatggtgagagtggtgaatcaggggggaaggtggatttaactggggaggtgtgtgatctgagtggtgtgatgagtgaggtggtgtgtgattcaaatgaactggggagaaaaggtgaggtgatgggtgaaacagttgaactgggtgagacaggagagactggagacaggatcCAGACGGGTGAGCAGGGTACAGTGGGTCAGGTGATGGGTGGACTCGATGGGCCAGGGATAGTGGCTGGTGAACGGGGTGAAGGAGAAGTTAGCACAGGTGAACGGGGTGAAGGAGaagttagcacag gggagcaaggtgagggagcagtgagcacaggtgagcagggtgaaggaggagtgagcacaggtgagcggggtgaggaagcagtgagtgCAGGTGAGGGCACGAGTGGCGCAtccgagtggtggcttgttcccgcaaGAAAgcggaacaagcggaaaagcgccatgaaggacaaggggggcaagaccggaaggctggaggagacagtagcagacacagacaccagcgactgcgagtcGATGTCGGACGGCAGCGAACTGTCCGGCACAACGCCAGACGGGCAGGATTTTGACCTGTACCCCCcaggcttgtttaaaaagttcctcacccagaccaagggcatgaaaggtcttgatctgggaacatattttcCTGACCGGCTCTGCTTTATCCGGTCAGCGAGCTTTTTAATTCGGAATAAGGCAACATCAGGCCTCACCGACCCCGAAATATATAGGCtcaggaagcacatgggcaaagcacgaaaacagctaaattga